The Bdellovibrio sp. NC01 genome includes the window AAGGCCCAGGTAGCTTCACAGGTATTCGTGTTGCTGCCAATGCTGGGAAAACGTTTGCTTACTCGTTCAATAAACCTTTGATCACGATTGATTCATTGATGTTATTGGCTGAACAAGCGCGCGGATCACAGTATCCAGTTTTAGCAATCATCAATGCTTACAAGAACATGGTGTACTTAGGCTTATTCGATATGTCTGGTGAAGAGCCGACTTATTTGAAAGGTCCTGACGCCATTCCCGTTCGTGAACTTTCTAAACACATCGATCGCGACGTGACTGTTGTTGGCGATGGTTGGGAAACTTATCACGAGTATTTCCCCGAAGAATTGAAACTGAAAATGCATAGGGATCACGCTCTCCTGGACTTTCCTCACGCGAGAACCTTGGCTCTGATGGCGGAAAAACGCGCAATAAAAGGGCAGACCTTAGATTGGAAATCTTTCGTTCCTCTTTATATTCGCGCCTCTGAAGCCGAAGAGACAAAAAAAGGAATTTTAATTTCTCCACTCAAGTAGATGATGAGGGCGGTCTTATGGACTTTGAGAACGACAACTTAGA containing:
- the tsaB gene encoding tRNA (adenosine(37)-N6)-threonylcarbamoyltransferase complex dimerization subunit type 1 TsaB yields the protein MKILAMETSTHLGGVAVVIDGKLVAEENSLRQKTHSEIVSPFVESCLSKSGIKLEDIDAFAVGQGPGSFTGIRVAANAGKTFAYSFNKPLITIDSLMLLAEQARGSQYPVLAIINAYKNMVYLGLFDMSGEEPTYLKGPDAIPVRELSKHIDRDVTVVGDGWETYHEYFPEELKLKMHRDHALLDFPHARTLALMAEKRAIKGQTLDWKSFVPLYIRASEAEETKKGILISPLK